The following proteins are encoded in a genomic region of Fervidobacterium pennivorans DSM 9078:
- a CDS encoding RNase H family protein: MKDTSNYKICDVYTDGSFRDGIVGSGVVIKCDETIEEIAFSMQSETLSAHRNVSGEIYAVMYAVFYASKKGISKLRIFHDYSGLAHWVNGEWKTKTELTKLYKAFVKYYMSYVDIEFVKVQAHRGNQLNNLADKLAKQSLEGKFHAPYFEDFLAQLEIFK, translated from the coding sequence ATGAAAGATACTTCAAACTATAAAATATGCGATGTTTACACAGATGGTAGTTTCAGAGATGGTATCGTGGGAAGTGGTGTTGTAATTAAGTGTGATGAAACGATAGAAGAAATCGCGTTTAGTATGCAATCTGAAACACTTTCTGCTCATAGAAATGTTTCAGGAGAGATTTACGCGGTGATGTACGCTGTTTTTTACGCTTCAAAGAAAGGAATCAGTAAACTACGCATTTTCCATGATTACTCAGGGCTTGCGCACTGGGTTAATGGTGAATGGAAAACAAAAACTGAGCTGACAAAGTTGTATAAGGCGTTTGTGAAATACTACATGAGTTACGTTGATATCGAATTTGTAAAGGTGCAAGCGCATAGAGGTAACCAATTGAACAATTTGGCAGATAAATTGGCTAAGCAATCTCTTGAAGGTAAGTTCCACGCACCTTACTTTGAGGACTTTTTAGCTCAGCTTGAGATATTTAAATGA
- a CDS encoding AI-2E family transporter, whose protein sequence is MKESKKTVVNNDSKNIKAERIPYRDMWLVLVYFLLFIFFAWKVPFVIGALILGYYFSVILSVPYDYVLKKTGKQFLAIASYVFVIAIFVYAIASFFPIVINQINSVIQSAQSAQLNLDLPSWALKYLDEFKSNISSFLAQLIKYVANILPSLFTMVVLLIVTMAGIESIRFYFKEKVHLLFIDDPKYGEQFIAHFFSNVKRYIRGQVLVSFISAALTTIGLYIIGVPSALTLGILSFIGGFFPFVGLLFTAVPMYLLAFTSQGVKGMVWLTVVLVAVNQTESWFYGPRIQGNNLKIHWFVILLSIFILGSVLGLAGVLLALPILIFVRDYWNFYVLRLRSEK, encoded by the coding sequence ATGAAGGAGAGTAAAAAAACTGTTGTCAACAATGATAGTAAGAATATCAAGGCTGAAAGAATACCATACAGAGATATGTGGTTAGTTTTGGTTTATTTTCTACTTTTCATATTCTTTGCATGGAAAGTGCCTTTTGTTATCGGTGCGCTCATATTGGGTTATTATTTTTCCGTTATTCTGAGCGTCCCTTACGATTATGTTTTGAAGAAAACTGGAAAGCAGTTTCTTGCTATCGCATCTTACGTCTTTGTAATCGCAATATTTGTCTATGCAATCGCCTCTTTTTTCCCAATAGTTATCAATCAAATAAACTCGGTTATACAAAGTGCACAGTCGGCACAGCTCAATCTGGATTTACCGTCTTGGGCTTTGAAATATCTTGACGAATTCAAAAGTAATATCTCTTCTTTCCTTGCGCAGTTGATAAAATACGTTGCCAACATATTGCCATCGCTTTTCACAATGGTTGTTTTACTTATAGTTACGATGGCTGGTATAGAGAGTATCAGGTTTTATTTCAAAGAAAAAGTCCATTTATTGTTTATTGATGATCCAAAATACGGTGAACAGTTTATTGCTCACTTTTTTAGTAATGTAAAGCGATACATAAGAGGGCAGGTTTTGGTTTCGTTTATCAGTGCAGCACTTACAACGATTGGACTTTACATCATCGGTGTACCTTCGGCGCTAACATTGGGTATTTTGTCTTTCATCGGCGGATTCTTCCCGTTCGTAGGACTGCTGTTCACCGCTGTTCCTATGTACCTTCTGGCGTTTACTTCTCAAGGGGTAAAGGGCATGGTTTGGCTGACCGTCGTGCTTGTTGCTGTTAATCAAACAGAATCTTGGTTCTATGGCCCAAGAATTCAGGGTAATAATTTAAAAATTCACTGGTTCGTGATATTGCTTTCGATATTCATTTTAGGTAGCGTCCTTGGACTAGCTGGCGTGCTACTCGCTTTACCAATTTTGATATTCGTACGTGATTATTGGAATTTCTATGTGCTTAGACTAAGAAGTGAAAAATAG
- a CDS encoding methylglyoxal synthase — MERIRVALIAHDKKKLDLAMFVKEWMHVFSKCELYATSTTGKVIEEKIGLKVNKFQSGPYGGDLQIGALIVNKEIDFVIFLRDPLTAQPHEPDVSALLRVCDVHNVPLATNLATAEALVLEIEKKIIKETKENEGE; from the coding sequence ATGGAGAGAATCCGAGTTGCACTTATCGCACATGATAAGAAAAAATTGGACTTAGCAATGTTCGTCAAGGAGTGGATGCATGTATTTTCCAAATGCGAGTTGTATGCAACAAGCACTACAGGGAAGGTGATAGAGGAAAAGATAGGGCTGAAGGTGAATAAGTTCCAATCTGGACCGTACGGAGGAGATTTGCAAATCGGTGCACTGATAGTCAATAAAGAAATCGATTTCGTGATATTTTTACGAGACCCACTCACCGCTCAGCCTCATGAACCTGATGTGAGTGCACTTTTGAGAGTGTGCGATGTGCATAACGTACCATTAGCAACGAATCTTGCAACTGCAGAAGCCCTTGTGCTTGAGATTGAAAAGAAAATCATTAAGGAGACAAAAGAAAATGAAGGAGAGTAA
- a CDS encoding radical SAM protein — protein sequence MEFSEVKSLLNDLKIIASYGKEDIAMVYLAEIKNGALIEFVESIQPPIPREKKWVLIVSTMDGCPVGCMMCDAGGYYKRKLTEEEILAQILFLTNKRYGRSIPVEKFKIQFARVGEPALNDNVLGVLEKLPHMLDAPGLMPSISTVAPVGREGWFERLLEIKNKYYIGRFQMQFSIHSTSKEQRDRIIPVKKWGFEEITKYGERFVQKGDRKVTLNFALAQENEVDASVIMEYFDPEKFLIKITPVNPTYRAVENRLNSDVDERGLVLKHRKFVEELEKSGYEVIISVGELEENKIGSNCGQYVQRHLAAQRKLENSYVFVRKE from the coding sequence ATGGAATTTTCCGAAGTTAAGAGTTTGCTTAACGATTTGAAAATCATTGCGAGCTATGGCAAGGAAGATATCGCCATGGTTTATCTTGCCGAGATTAAAAACGGTGCGTTGATAGAATTCGTTGAATCAATCCAACCCCCGATTCCGAGAGAGAAGAAATGGGTTTTGATTGTGTCGACTATGGACGGTTGTCCTGTTGGCTGTATGATGTGCGATGCAGGAGGGTATTACAAAAGAAAACTGACGGAAGAAGAGATATTGGCTCAAATTTTGTTTTTAACCAATAAAAGATATGGTAGGAGTATCCCTGTAGAGAAGTTTAAAATCCAATTTGCACGTGTTGGGGAACCGGCTTTGAATGATAATGTGCTTGGCGTGCTTGAAAAACTCCCACACATGCTCGATGCACCAGGATTGATGCCTTCAATAAGTACCGTTGCACCAGTTGGGAGAGAAGGATGGTTCGAAAGATTGCTTGAGATAAAGAACAAATACTATATAGGTAGGTTCCAAATGCAATTTTCAATTCACAGTACGTCGAAAGAGCAAAGAGATAGGATTATTCCTGTAAAGAAATGGGGTTTTGAAGAAATTACAAAGTACGGAGAACGGTTTGTTCAAAAAGGTGATAGAAAAGTGACACTGAATTTCGCACTCGCGCAGGAAAATGAAGTAGATGCATCGGTAATCATGGAGTACTTTGACCCTGAGAAATTCTTAATCAAAATTACGCCAGTTAATCCTACGTACAGGGCGGTTGAGAATAGGTTGAATTCGGATGTTGACGAGCGTGGACTTGTGCTTAAACACAGAAAGTTCGTCGAAGAACTTGAGAAAAGTGGGTATGAGGTTATAATCAGTGTTGGAGAGCTGGAAGAAAATAAAATCGGAAGTAACTGTGGTCAGTACGTCCAAAGGCATCTGGCAGCACAACGAAAATTGGAAAATTCGTATGTCTTTGTTAGGAAAGAGTAG
- a CDS encoding NAD(P)/FAD-dependent oxidoreductase: MKVAIAGGGPAGISCAVLLKRYGMNVTIYEKDEVGGLIRNAWRVENFPPVGFISGKEFADKLRWYIKEYNIEVVQEEILTIGDFELTGRTGRYQCDVAVVATGTVPKRLVELEGPRTFYEYLHLPQNVQTVGIYGGGDVALDYAIHAKEDGREPTVFVRNNKLKAVSRLVEYAKERGVPIRFGEAIAYVEQNGERVYVYTNNGSYIFDALLIAIGRAPNEPQINASFMKVFKIGDVAHPDFRQSSIAIGDGIKCAMEIVKIAEQLNR; this comes from the coding sequence TTGAAGGTAGCGATTGCAGGTGGTGGACCTGCCGGGATATCGTGCGCGGTGTTGTTGAAGAGATACGGTATGAATGTTACAATTTATGAGAAAGATGAAGTTGGTGGGTTGATAAGGAATGCTTGGCGCGTTGAAAATTTCCCACCAGTTGGGTTTATCTCTGGAAAGGAATTTGCAGATAAGTTAAGGTGGTATATTAAAGAGTATAATATAGAGGTTGTGCAGGAAGAGATTTTAACTATAGGCGACTTTGAACTTACAGGTAGAACTGGAAGATATCAATGCGATGTTGCAGTTGTTGCCACCGGCACTGTTCCAAAACGGCTGGTAGAATTAGAAGGTCCAAGAACGTTCTATGAATATCTCCATCTACCTCAAAATGTTCAAACAGTTGGCATCTACGGTGGGGGTGATGTAGCTTTAGATTACGCTATCCATGCAAAGGAAGATGGGAGAGAACCTACCGTCTTTGTAAGAAACAACAAGCTTAAGGCTGTTAGCAGATTGGTTGAGTACGCAAAAGAAAGAGGAGTTCCCATCAGATTTGGAGAAGCTATCGCTTATGTTGAACAAAATGGTGAGAGAGTCTACGTTTATACAAACAACGGGTCGTATATCTTCGATGCTCTTCTAATCGCAATTGGTAGAGCACCGAATGAACCTCAAATAAACGCGAGCTTCATGAAAGTATTTAAAATTGGAGATGTTGCTCATCCCGATTTTCGGCAATCTTCCATAGCAATAGGTGATGGAATTAAGTGTGCGATGGAGATTGTGAAAATTGCTGAGCAATTGAATAGATAG